The nucleotide sequence ACAGCAGCAGGAACGCCATGACCCCGGCCGCGCGCGGAGCGAAGACGCGCAGCAGGTTGGACCGGACCGGGAAGACGTCGTACGTGGTCGGCGTCCCCGAGGGCACGATGAGCGCCCGCTCGGGCACGTACCGCAGCAGGAACAGCCACACCGCGGCGAGCAGCAGGGCCCCCGCGACCATGAGGAATCCGGCGTAGCTGAGGGTGAGCCGGAGGCGGACGCTCGGCCCGGGTGCCCTATCCACGCTCGCCCCCGGTGCCGATGCGGTACCCGACCCCCGGCACGGTGGCGATGAGCCAGGGTTCGCCGAGCCGCTTGCGCAGGGCCGAGACGGTGATGCGCACCGCGTTGGTGAACGGGTCCGCGTTCGCGTCCCACGCCCGCTCCAGCAGTTCCTCCGCGCCGACGACCCCGCCCTCGGCGGCGACGAGGACCTCGAGCACCGCGAACTGCTTCCGGGTGAGCGCGACATGACGCCCGTCCCGCTGGACCTCCCTGCGGAACGGGTCCAGCCGAAGCCCCGCGATCTCCCGTACGGGCGGCCGGTGATGGGCCCGCCTGCGGTCCAGCGCCCTGAGCCTGAGCACGAGTTCCCTGAGGTCGAAGGGCTTGGTGAGATAGTCGTCGGCGCCGAGCCCGAACCCGGACGCCTTGTCGTCCAGCCGGTCGGCCGCGGTGAGCATGAGGATCGGCATACCGCTGCCGGACGCCACGATCCGCCGCGCGACCTCGTCACCGGACGGTCCGGGGATGTCCCGGTCGAGCACGGCGATGTCGTACGCGTTGATCCCCAGCATTTCCAGCGC is from Streptomyces seoulensis and encodes:
- a CDS encoding response regulator transcription factor — encoded protein: MRVLIVEDEPYLAEAVRDGLRLEAIAADIAGDGDTALEMLGINAYDIAVLDRDIPGPSGDEVARRIVASGSGMPILMLTAADRLDDKASGFGLGADDYLTKPFDLRELVLRLRALDRRRAHHRPPVREIAGLRLDPFRREVQRDGRHVALTRKQFAVLEVLVAAEGGVVGAEELLERAWDANADPFTNAVRITVSALRKRLGEPWLIATVPGVGYRIGTGGERG